One window of Magallana gigas chromosome 2, xbMagGiga1.1, whole genome shotgun sequence genomic DNA carries:
- the LOC105340931 gene encoding uncharacterized protein, which produces MAVGGASSGAGSKSPIKIFANIFISFIGAGVLGLPFAFKEAGILEGIVVMTLVGIISVKAMLLIVDCKYQLIKDNRVPTKPYDRDDTEAREDGLVTKVKGREEVMNLLDDDEPEADKGHKNARLSVDLSYGDIGHHALGHIGRVFVDLAILISQAGFCCAYLIFISENLSSYIPKLKLIHWLVLLLPPLCLLTLLRQLKSLALTSLLAQCSNLLAFGVVFWFDFEHFHHIKIHPKNMSIKGLPFFLAISIYCYEGAGMILSLEGSLAADIRYKFRRFFIFTMVIVTSLYISFGAAGYLSFGPETNAIITLNLPKGESEVDFAMVVKSFLCLALFFTYPVMMFPVMKLLENYLIKDAHKNILKGNLLRVFTVFMTGCIVLVIPNFANLMALVGATCCTMLAFTLPGLFHMCIFKGNLTIYQVIVDWTLIFLGIVGAVIGTIDALQRLHSSAEEPNLPDIFTKQSLNTTLASALSSTPLP; this is translated from the exons ATGGCAGTGGGTGGCGCGAGCTCAGGCGCTGGGTCGAAGAGCCCCATCAAAATATTTGCCAAcatctttatttcttttatcgGTGCTGGGGTTTTAGGTCTCCCATTTGCTTTTAAAGAG GCAGGGATATTGGAGGGCATTGTTGTCATGACACTCGTGGGAATAATAAG TGTTAAGGCAATGTTACTCATTGTTGATTGTAAGTATCAGCTGATTAAGGATAACCGAGTCCCTACCAAGCCTTATGACAGGGATGATACAGAGGCCAGAGAAGATGGCCTTGTAACCAAGGTCAAGGGCAGAGAGGAGGTCATGAACTTGTTAGATGATGATGAACCAGAGGCAGACAAAGGACACAAG aatGCTAGACTTTCTGTGGACCTTTCATATGGAGATATTG GTCACCATGCCCTAGGACACATTGGGCGAGTCTTTGTTGACCTGGCCATCCTCATCTCGCAGGCGG GTTTTTGTTGTGCATATCTCATCTTTATATCAGAAAACTTGTCCAGTTACATTCCCAAACTTAAATT aaTTCATTGGTTGGTTTTACTTTTACCACCCTTGTGTTTACTTACGTTACTACGGCAACTGAAGAGCCTGGCCCTGACCAG TTTGCTGGCCCAGTGCTCCAACCTTTTGGCCTTTGGGGTGGTGTTCTGGTTTGATTTTGAGCATTTCCATCACATCAA aattcaTCCCAAGAACATGTCCATTAAGGGCCTGCCTTTTTTCCTAGCCATATCTATATACTGTTACGAG GGTGCTGGAATGATTTTATCCCTAGAAGGGTCGTTAGCAGCTGATATACGCTACAAGTTCAGAAG gttttttatttttaccatgGTGATTGTCACTAGTTTGTATATATCGTTCGGAGCTGCTGGATATCTG TCCTTTGGTCCAGAAACAAATGCCATTATTACCCTTAATTTGCCAAAAG GAGAATCTGAAGTAGATTTCGCCATGGTTGTTAAGTCCTTCCTCTGTCTGGCATTATTTTTTACCTACCCAG TGATGATGTTTCCTGTTATGAAATTGTTGGAGAATTATCTCATTAAAGATGCCCATAAGAATATATTGAAAGGA AACCTCCTGCGAGTGTTCACAGTTTTTATGACAGGATGTATCGTGCTGGTCATCCCTAACTTTGCCAATCTGATGGCCCTGGTTGGAGCCACATGCTGCACCATGTTAGCCTTCACTCTTCCCGGACTGTTCCATATGTGTATATTCAAAGG GAACCTTACCATTTATCAAGTGATAGTTGATTGGACTCTGATATTTTTGGGAATTGTGGG TGCTGTGATAGGAACTATCGATGCCTTACAAAGACTTCACAGTTCAGCTGAAGAACCTAACCTCCCTGATATATTCACTAAGCAAAGTCTGAACACTACCTTAGCTTCAGCACTCAGCTCTACTCCCTTACCCTGA